The Vanessa atalanta chromosome 2, ilVanAtal1.2, whole genome shotgun sequence genome has a segment encoding these proteins:
- the LOC125073063 gene encoding uncharacterized protein LOC125073063 isoform X2, which yields MSWMKRQGSAPPPSSEHQAYAASQPYGNQQDMYPNYPGAPPTAQQQQMWQMPQQQPQYNQQYGQVYQQQPFVNNTNQYFQQPQQYNQHYPNQNFDNAQPSYQQNYYQNQMPQPHQQQQQQQQHQQQNFAQNEGNADGWEDNWNWGWEDSSKQHQKPMTQTASTQPALQPPVYNNANVIEESFASTNSWNWSTEEKKDTDLQQTISQPNQDDQEKTVHIDNSNHENNVANEPNIQRRASNISAHSTHDEIKTLNDKELVKEALPNLALGKRFNLENLTPQWSIESQMSQDSSDGPHTQSEGTYRSENQSRNSSKSSPGPNTDTANFNYSQSSFNENVINSEWSNHYTEESKLVGNIQSNSRRESCDELVNSIQDMNIANHENVSLDAQHSSHNVENISDTKQMKAPVPSISPNPMASNQYISQPSMPPPPPVSTQYLSHNISPSISTNNSEQMAPSLPAANITPSSLSSSIAQPPSQPPTISTMPLPPTTNFPTSSSQNPFKNAAPFSHKNISKVPPVNPQPQAYAPPNSNQILTSPAAVSKVVQQDRLSANFGANLETTPDNSERPDQPQVSSYRSMPLPSQVPDNLEIAPQNDRNEYLQTAHLSSVDYGENTDFSRNIPPPGLRRMGVGQQEVEYNQNLNISGDEPPPGLARMVPGQQTETHNSYNQTADDYMDRQIDGQPTDSDRPYRQADGQQMPDTYSQTVTTRGGDRRPVGLDRMVPGEPSNDEYPQYQTQNFASANEQRVVTGVDRDYPISPDAGPTDIREQNVDGSDYTEPPARNPSRSIIGAREASNATSPDFSLSVDDQQREITMEGENLQDLSVVSSVDMSFSREPTYDGSNANTVEPTKDRNHDATDATDYPTNDSRRQSLNRATSGEDSERDRAFKGSPRKDRDKQKSSRDRDRDRDKERGRYSRGERKYERESERRSGRDERRPDKDRRDRDRDRDRDWDRERRDKDGSPEGRRHRRSTRSHRYETEDTDYYSDREKNRRQYREGSYTSSRPPRGDDKERRRHHTLERERHADERARRERPREHSDRRYRDIDPRKYASLRRERDDGDRRKVVTFSGDAKTASSRSKDETYSSGSRAGSREATATDEEADEPRRRAHRDEWRRHRHHHYYDADRVSGGAPGAGGAGAWGSALEAQRRHYEYYERLSRTDPAAYMRLYKQLLTPGLYGNLYADGYGQLGYEARTEERGSVHSGRSSANGLKPADTYYGSSRAARDALSLRTDLSDRELTTDMSLNLHLDESTVRSERMTPFKYSTAHVKGVLGARALVLLSAGWPVDGRAPPLQLLPLARLLQRDPAAAALAAYPGPLLRGVTHKKSVVEYCESRVRSARQRDGGDVIGYALLWDLLALMLRQNGVVVGSDVAELLMKNTKEFEYKIPSDKSTEKGGSLSSGCVEAEGEEDGECDLPSMLAEEDAKVKPVVDEKEALERYREYLIYGNRQEALEYAMDCGLWGHALQLAAHGERRARAAVSARFVASLAHRDPLHSLYAALALRAPPLLAVSVHLAPPLAPPLASCDTNVQPAMSPQGAADPRWGDWRPHAAMLLANASARPDHDRRTMTQLGDTLSARGLPYSAQFCYLSAGEPLSPHPLAPLRPTADPAAPVSAPRLSLLLADPRATTLARFATNEAIFATEIYEYALSLGSAQQDHVLDELTVYKLVLATRLADVGQCERALRYAERAARALTRSPRRAPALTLAVAQLADRLKYYDPALQDDAADDAGSAPEDASADASPRHQRWLHELHAVAAQLSAEASQQHTPQHRAEPYAEPYADGTQYAQWDQTLHQTQPIQKYPEPVEDTPDYAAQYYQQQGQLQQHQQFQSQPQPQQLVPESAQEQHHQQPQQQQQQQQQQHYEPQYGYEEQANSYADPYWQPDAHYGYNESAESSRPTITMPGATRAPREDERAESADQVDRDSDSPQSNGKEGRSEGGAKGERRGAGGGAGGGGGGGGWLGGILTKLSLRAPNQMILPDDTNPTIVWDEQHKRWRDMDAADADAPAPPPPPPTGLSTSTPLQSPAALGAPPAMPVSNIFKMQRGRHIKKSYVDVLNPGGARVAAAAPPAPPAPAAPAGPAPAEYFVPAPPAPQVATRPYSDSQLM from the exons ATGTCGTGGATGAAGCGGCAAGGCAGCGCGCCACCGCCGAGCTCCGAGCACCAGGCCTACGCTGCATCTCAG cCATATGGGAACCAACAGGATATGTATCCAAATTATCCCGGTGCACCACCAACAGCTCAGCAACAGCAAATGTGGCAAATGCCACAACAACAACCACAGTATAATCAACAATATGGCCAAGTTTATCAGCAGCAACCATTTGTTAACAACACTAACCAGTACTTCCAACAGCCACAGCAATATAATCAACACTATCCTAATCAAAACTTTGATAATGCACAGCCTTCGTACCAGCAAAATTATTACCAAAATCAAATGCCACAACCACATCAACAACAacagcaacaacaacaacatcaaCAACAAAATTTTGCACAAAATGAAGGTAATGCTGATGGATGGGAAGATAACTGGAATTGGGGGTGGGAAGATTCTTCTAAACAACATCAAAAGCCTATGACGCAGACTGCGTCTACTCAGCCAGCTTTACAGCCTCCAGTTTATAATAATGCTAATGTAATAGAAGAGAGCTTTGCATCAACGAATAGCTGGAATTGGTCTACAGAAGAGAAAAAAGATACTGATCTGCAACAAACAATATCTCAACCCAATCAAGACGATCAAGAGAAAACTGTACACATTGATAATTCTAACCACGAGAACAATGTGGCAAACGAACCAAACATTCAAAGAAGGGCCAGTAATATTTCTGCACACAGCACACacgatgaaataaaaacattaaacgaCAAAGAACTTGTAAAAGAGGCATTACCGAATTTAGCTTTAGGAAAGCgctttaatttagaaaatttaacaCCTCAGTGGTCTATTGAGTCACAAATGTCCCAGGATTCTAGTGATGGACCACATACACAATCGGAGGGCACATACAGGAGCGAGAACCAGTCCAGGAATTCTAGTAAAAGTAGCCCAGGACCAAACACTGACACGGCAAATTTTAACTATTCTCAGTctagttttaatgaaaatgtaataaacagTGAATGGTCGAACCATTACACTGAGGAGTCTAAGCTAGTCGGTAATATTCAAAGTAATAGTAGAAGAGAGAGCTGTGATGAATTAGTTAATTCTATACAGGATATGAATATAGCTAATCATGAAAATGTATCTCTAGATGCTCAACATTCTAGCCataatgttgaaaatatatcaGATACTAAACAGATGAAAGCACCCGTTCCATCTATATCTCCAAATCCCATGGCATCCAATCAATATATTTCACAACCATCTATGCCCCCTCCACCTCCTGTCTCTACTCAATACTTATCACACAATATATCACCATCTATATCTACTAATAATTCTGAACAAATGGCTCCGTCTCTACCTGCAGCCAATATTACaccatcatcattatcatcatcaattGCGCAACCTCCTAGCCAGCCACCAACTATATCAACGATGCCTTTACCCCCTACAACGAACTTTCCAACTTCTTCGAGTCAGAATCCATTCAAAAATGCTGCACcattttcacataaaaatatttctaaagtgCCACCTGTGAATCCTCAGCCTCAGGCATATGCACCTCCAAACTCTAACCAAATCTTAACTTCACCAGCTGCTGTTAGTAAAGTTGTTCAGCAAGACAGGCTCTCTGCTAACTTTGGAGCTAATTTGGAAACCACGCCTGATAATTCAGAGAGACCTGATCAACCACAGGTATCAAGCTACAGATCAATGCCTTTACCTTCGCAGGTACCTGATAACTTGGAAATAGCCCCACAGAATGATAGAAATGAGTATTTACAAACTGCCCATTTATCTAGTGTGGACTATGGTGAAAATACAGATTTTAGTCGTAATATCCCCCCACCAGGGCTAAGAAGAATGGGCGTGGGACAACAAGAGGTGGAATACAatcagaatttaaatatttctggtGATGAGCCTCCTCCGGGCTTAGCGCGAATGGTGCCTGGTCAGCAGACAGAAACTCATAATTCCTACAATCAAACAGCCGATGACTACATGGACCGACAAATTGACGGGCAACCGACTGATAGTGATCGACCTTACAGGCAAGCTGATGGCCAACAAATGCCCGATACCTACTCGCAAACAGTAACTACAAGAGGAGGCGATAGAAGACCTGTGGGCTTGGATAGGATGGTGCCCGGGGAGCCAAGTAATGATGAATATCCTCAATATCAAACTCAGAATTTTGCTTCTGCAAATGAACAAAGAGTTGTCACTGGAGTTGATCGTGACTATCCAATATCACCCGACGCGGGACCAACCGACATTCGCGAGCAAAACGTGGACGGTTCCGACTATACTGAACCTCCTGCGAGGAATCCATCGAGGAGTATAATCGGAGCAAGAGAAGCTAGTAATGCCACATCTCCTGATTTCAGCCTATCTGTTGATGATCAACAAAGAGAGATCACAATGGAAGGCGAAAATTTGCAAGATTTGAGCGTCGTTTCATCGGTAGATATGTCTTTTTCGAGGGAACCGACGTACGATGGCTCCAATGCCAATACGGTGGAACCGACAAAAGATCGTAACCATGATGCTACAGACGCAACTGATTACCCAACTAACGATTCGAGAAGACAATCTCTGAATCGCGCCACCTCAGGTGAGGATTCGGAGAGAGACCGAGCTTTCAAAGGATCCCCGAGAAAAGACAGGGACAAACAAAAGTCTTCAAGAGATCGAGACAGGGACAGGGATAAAGAAAGAGGTCGATACTCTCGAGGCGAAAGAAAATACGAGCGCGAATCTGAGAGGCGATCGGGCAGAGACGAGCGGCGTCCCGACAAAGACAGGCGGGACAGGGACAGGGACAGGGACAGGGACTGGGATCGGGAAAGACGCGACAAAGACGGCAGCCCTGAAGGTAGACGACACCGACGCAGCACTCGAAGCCACCGATACGAGACCGAAGACACCGACTACTACAGCGACCGAGAGAAAAATCGGAG GCAATACAGAGAGGGGTCGTACACGTCGTCCCGGCCGCCGCGCGGGGACGACAAGGAGCGGCGGCGCCACCACACGCTGGAGCGCGAGCGCCACGCCGACGAGCGCGCGCGCCGCGAGCGGCCCCGCGAACACTCCGACCGCCGCTACCGCGACATCGACCCGCGCAAGTACGCCTCGCTGCGCCGCGAGCGGGACGACGGCGACCGCAGAAAAG tcGTAACGTTCAGTGGCGATGCTAAAACTGCTAGTAGTAGAAGCAAAG ACGAGACGTACTCGTCGGGCTCCCGCGCCGGCTCGCGCGAGGCCACGGCCACGGACGAGGAGGCCGACGAGCCGCGCCGCCGCGCGCACCGCGACGAGTGGCGCCGACATCGGCACCATCACTACTATGATGCTGACCGAG TGTCGGGCGGCGCgccgggcgcgggcggcgcgggcgcgtgGGGCTCGGCGCTGGAGGCGCAGCGCCGCCACTACGAGTACTACGAGCGCCTGAGCCGCACCGACCCCGCCGCCTACATGCGCCTCTACAAGCAGCTGCTGACGCCCGGCCTCTACGGCAACCTCTACGCGGACG GCTACGGCCAGCTCGGCTACGAGGCGCGCACGGAGGAGCGCGGCAGCGTGCACTCGGGCCGGTCCAGTGCCAACGGACTCAAGCCCGCAGACAC GTACTACGGCAGCTCGCGAGCCGCGCGCGACGCCCTCTCGCTGCGCACTGACCTCTCCGACAG GGAGCTGACGACGGACATGTCGCTGAACCTGCACCTCGACGAGTCCACCGTGCGCTCCGAGCGGATGACGCCCTTCAAGTACTCCACGGCGCACGTCAAG GGCGTGCTGGGCGCGCGCGCGCTGGTGCTGCTGAGCGCGGGCTGGCCCGTGGACGGGCGCGCGCCGCCGCTGCAGCTGCTGCCGCTGGCGCGCCTGCTGCAGCGCGaccccgccgccgccgcgctcgcCGCCTACCCGGGCCCGCTGCTCAGAG GCGTCACCCACAAGAAGAGCGTGGTGGAGTACTGCGAGTCGCGGGTGCGCAGCGCGCGGCAACGCGACGGCGGCGACGTCATCGGCTACGCGCTGCTGTGGGACCTGCTGGCGCTGATGCTGCGTCAGAACGGG GTGGTCGTTGGTTCGGATGTTGCCGAGTTGCTAATGAAGAACACGAAAGAGTTCGAGTACAAGATACCGTCCGACAAGAGTACAG AGAAGGGTGGCTCGCTGTCTTCGGGTTGTGTCGAGGCAGAGGGGGAGGAGGATGGGGAGTGCGACTTGCCCTCGATGCTGG CAGAAGAGGATGCGAAGGTCAAACCCGTCGTCGATGAAAAAGAGGCGCTCGAGCGCTACCGAGAGTATCTCATTTATGGCAACCGGCAGGAGGCCCTCG AGTACGCCATGGACTGCGGGCTGTGGGGCCACGCGCTGCAGCTGGCGGCGCACGGCGAGCGGCGCGCGCGGGCCGCCGTCAGCGCGCGCTTCGTGGCCTCGCTGGCGCACCGCGACCCGCTGCACTCGCTGTACGCCGCGCTGGCGCTGCGCGCGCCGCCGCTGCTGGCCGTGAGTGTCCACCTCGCCCCGCCGCTCGCCCCGCCGCTCGCCTCGTGCGATACGAACGTTCAACCCGCCATGTCCCCGCAGGGCGCGGCCGACCCGCGCTGGGGCGACTGGCGCCCGCACGCCGCCATGCTGCTCGCCAACGCCAGCGCGCGTCCCGACCACGACCGCCGCACCATGACGCAGCTCG GCGACACGCTCAGTGCGCGCGGGCTGCCGTACTCCGCGCAGTTCTGCTACCTGTCCGCGGGCGAGCCGCTCTCCCCGCACCCGCTGGCGCCCCTGCGGCCCACCGCCGACCCCGCCGCGCCCGTCTCCGCCCCGCGCCTCTCGCTGCTGCTGGCCGACCCGCGCGCGACCACGCTGGCGCGCTTCGCCACCAACGAGGCGATATTCGCCACCGAGATATACGAGTACGCGCTGTCGCTCGGCTCGGCGCAGCAGGACCACGTGCTGGACGAGCTGACG GTGTACAAGCTGGTGCTGGCGACGCGGCTGGCGGACGTGGGGCAGTGCGAGCGCGCGCTGCGCTACGCCGagcgcgccgcgcgcgcgctgACGCGgtcgccgcgccgcgcgcccgcGCTCACGCTGGCCGTGGCGCAGCTGGCCGACCGCCTCAAGTACTACGACCCCGCGCTGCAGGACGACGCGGCCGACGACGCGGGCTCGGCGCCCGAGGACGCCAGTGCTGACGCCTCGCCGCGCCACCAGCGCTGGCTGCACGAGCTGCATGCCGTGGCGGCGCAGCTGTCG GCGGAGGCGTCGCAGCAGCACACCCCGCAGCACCGCGCCGAGCCCTACGCGGAGCCCTACGCCGACGGAACGCAGTACGCTCAGTGGGACCAG acCCTGCACCAGACGCAGCCGATTCAAAAGTATCCTGAACCCGTGGAAGATACCCCTGACTACGCCGCCCAGTACTACCAGCAGCAAGGCCAGCTGCAGCAACATCAGCAGTTTCAGTCGCAGCCGCAACCACAGCAGCTAGTCCCGGAATCCGCGCAGGAGCAGCATCACCAACAACCGCAGcaacagcagcagcagcagcagcagcagcactACGAGCCGCAGTACGGCTACGAGGAACAGGCGAACTCGTACGCGGACCCGTACTGGCAGCCCGACGCGCACTACGGGTACAACGAG AGCGCGGAGAGCTCGCGGCCCACCATCACCATGCCGGGGGCCACGCGCGCGCCGCGGGAGGACGAGCGCGCCGAGTCCGCAGAC CAAGTCGATCGGGACTCCGACAGTCCGCAGTCCAACGGCAAGGAGGGCAGGAGCGAGGGCGGCGCTAAGGGCGAGCGGCGCGGTGCGGGAGGGGGCGCCGGCGGCGGCGGAGGGGGCGGCGGCTGGCTTGGTGGCATCCTCACCAAGCTTTCGCTGCGGGCCCCCAACCAGATGATCCTGCCCGACGACACCAACCCCACC